DNA sequence from the Leptospira limi genome:
ATTTGGAATTGGAACCTGGAATAACAGAAAGGATTGAAATATTCCCACCAACCTCTTCAGCAATTGAAGTAGATGCGAACCATCCCATGAGAAAGAAAAATCGTTACCAAATGGAACTTGCCCATTTGGAAGAGGAATCTTTAAAAAACGATTGGAAACCAAAGCTTGTGTTAGGTGGTTATTTGGGAAAGAATGGAAACCAAGGATTTCCACTCCAGAACGAAATTTATGGTGTGAGTATCGGATTCCAAGCCAATTTGGGAGGTTCTAGTTTTATTTCCAATGCACAGAATGGTATGCAGTCAGAAGGGAATGGAATCCAACGAATTCCTGGGTATGGTCCCCAAGCGGTAGGACCAGGGGAAAATGCATTTCAAAGTGGTTCATTCAATTTATTCGATGATGTAAATCGTGATAAAAAACGATACGATTCCAGATTTAATTTACTTCAGTCTCAAGCAGATCGAGAACAAACTGAACTTTATTTAAGGAATGTTTCTAAATCCACAGAAGTTAAGTTAGTGGAAGAATACGAAAAGTATACATTGTATTTGCATTTTTTAAGATCTGTATTTTTAACATTAAAACAAAAAAGTGAAGAGATAAAATTAAATCAGATTACGCAACTTGAATATTTAAAAACCGAAGAAGAAGTTTTTGTCGCATTTGAACAGACTGTTGATCATTATTTTAATTACATCGCAACAGCTTTAGAGTTAGTCATTTTACTTGGAGAAGATCCTTTCTCCAATCGTTATTACCATTTGCACCACCGTAAATATAAAAGTGAATTCAATCAACTTTTGTCTGATTGGAAGGAACAAATACCAATTCAAAATTTGGAAAAAAGGGAACCAAACAAAGGTAAACTTACCCCATTTTATTTAGAGGATCCGAATGAAATGCGTTAAATGGAGTAGGTATCTTTTACTATTTGTTGTTTTCCCTCATTGCCAGGCAAAGATGGGTTCTTCCAAAGATTGGTTAGCTACGTTTGTAAATGATGAGACTCCAAAGGTGGTATCCTTTACTCCTAGTTCTGGAGAACAATCGGTCTCCCCTAAAACAAATATCTTTATCCTTTGGAACCAACCCATGGAAATACAATCCTGTGTGACTGCTTTTTCTCTTGATCCAAACACAAAAGGGAATTTCGAAACAACCGATATTTCATTAAAATTCATTCCGAACCAAGAATTATTGCCTGGTGGGTATGTGATCCGCCTCACCAAACAATGTGAAAACAAAAAAGGAAAAGATTTGGATCGTGTATATTCAATACCATTCGGAATCCAAGCGGAAGACTCACTGGTTCCACCTACTATTGATTCGATTTTGATATCAGTAGGAACGTATGACGAATGTTTGACGGGTGGGACACCCACAGATCGTATTTTAGAGGAAGTGAATGCTGCCTGTTCGGGTGGTACGCAAATCCCACCCATCACCATTGTATTTTCAAAACCCATGAACCAAACCGATGTTTCTCTGGGATTCCGATTGGAACCAAATACATCCTACCACTTGGAATGGACCACCCCCTCCCAAGTCCAAGTGCAATGGGATACACCCTTACAAAGCCAAACAAGATACCAAATCAATTTGGCTTCTGGAGTTTCTGCATTGGATGGAACAAAAATAGAAAAACCAATCCGTATGGATTTTTATACGAACGAAGGGGCAAAGACTCCTGAAGTCATTGGTTTTGGGCTCGCTTCCCAATTGTGTGGAATTGGAATCCAAGAACTGGGAAGTACCGTGATGAGTCGTTGGGATTCTAACCTATGTTTTTGGAGTAAAGGTTTGTCATTTCTTTCTCCACACCAATACCAATTTAGAGGAGGAGACGATGGAACTGGTGGTGTGGCGAGTTCATCTGCATGTGCTGATGTAAATACAGACAATTTCAAACTATTTTTTGATGAATATATGGATCCTATTTCTGTTATTGCTTCCAGCCGGTTGACAAAAATATCACCACCATCAAGTAACATACGTTTATCGACTTGGGAATGGAACCATTGCCAATCAGATTATCCATTTGGATGTAAGGAAATCACATATTCCTTTGCAGAAAGTGAGGCAACATGCAATGGAACCTTGTTTGGAAATAATACAACCGGTGGGGATTTTAATTTGGCAAGTTCATCGAATGCACCTAATTTTTATCCTTATTATGAATTTAGATTAGATGCAGACGTTCGTTCTGCGAATGGAAAAAAAATGAGTGCCCCTTTTGTCATTCAAATGGAGGCAAAATGAAAACCTTCATCTCAATCGTTCTACTTTTTTCTGTTTCCTGCTCCCTCTTTCATGAAACTGTGAGGTACCAAAAATTTCCACTTCCTAATGGGAAATCGATACTTTTGGTACCCACAGTTTCTTCCTTTTATTCTGATCATTACCTAATGGAAAAGGAAGTGATCCTTCAAATTTCGGAATCATTAGAGCGAAATGGGTATTCCGTTTTCCATCGTGATGAAATACATGAGTTCAAAAACGATCCGAGTTGTAACAATCATTTAACTGAATTCCAAAAACAAATTTTGCCTAAGAATGGAGACAACATCCCTCGGTTTACTTACTGGTCTGAGATCGCAAATGGACTTGGGATTCCGTTGGTTCTCTTTGTTAGGTTTCCTTATCAGACAGGGAATCCAAATCATTCAATCAGAATTATCCTTTACCACTTAAATGAAAAACAAATCGAACAATTCGATTGGGAATGGAATTCCAAGTCGGACATACCATTATTTCCAATACTTGAAGGTAACCCGTGATTGTAAAAAATGTTAGAAGAATTTGGTTGTTGGTTTTCATTGTTTTTTTTTCTTCCTTTGGTTGTGAAAAAGGACCCGTAGTGGATATAAAGGAATTTAAAATCGTGAAGGACGCCTATAATACTGGGCATTTAACGGTCGTTCAAGCTATCTTATCTGACAGAAAAAAGGAAAGGAAACTTTCGATTGAAGAAGAAAGTTTATATTTAAAGTCCCTTTTTTATTTGAGTGAATGGAATGAGTTTTTGGCGGAATGGAAAGATAACGAGAAAAAAACTCCAGAACTGATCATGTATTATTTTAAAGTGATCTTACTTTCCAGAGAGAAAAAACAAGTAGGGGTAGAAGAGGAAAGACAATTATTGGAACTTATGGCTGTTTCACCTGAGGCTTGTTTGTTGTATCTTCAATGGAAGGAAAAACAATTAAAAACGAAACACAAATCATTATTTTTGGCCCAAATCAAACAATTTCAGAACTATCTAGATAGAATGAACCAGGAGATAGCAAAAAAATGAAGATTCTACACCTATTTCAATTACAAACTCGTCGTATTGCAAACGTAAGTATTTCTATTTGGAATCTTTTGTGGTCAAAAGATTGGTCTTTTTTTCTCATCTATACCATCTTGTATTTCCTCCATTGTTTGTATTCCTGGGACAAACTGAAATTAACCAACATCCAGATAGAAATTGAGATGGTTAGTCGGTATGGAAATGTCTCTTTTTGGCAACTATATCCGTTTCAAATTGTATCTATCTACTTTCTGTTTTCGTTTTATTTATGTTTTTCCATTATTTTAGTTTTTCTTTTTTCAAAATTTAGAAATACTAACGAATCAAATCAACTAACTCTACTTTCTAAAAAAATGACTCAGTTGTTTTTTTTCCTCATTCTCTGTTTGTACATTGGGAATCTTATATTAAGTTTCTTTAATGATTCTCATTTTTATTCCTTATATCTGTTTTGTTTTTGGAGTGTTCTCTTTCTTGTTTTTATAGGAGCAAATGGAAGGTTGTTTTCACAATCGATACATTTGGTAACCGATACAAATCCAAACGTTACGAAGAGTTTTGGTTATGGGATCCCACTCTTATGGTCAGGAATGATGTTTTGGATCGTAAGTGTATGAAAGACAAAATTTTAAATCTATTAAAATCAAAACTTAAATACTTTATCTTCTACTTACTTATTTCCACAGGAATTTCCATTCTTTTTACCTTGTTTTCCAATGAGAACATTCGTAGCAGGTTCCCTTTGGTAACAACAATCTTATATCACAAGGATTGGTTCCAAGCAGATCAAAATGTTTATGCGATTGGGAATCCAAAGGAAGTCCCTTTGTTTCAAAAACCTCATGTGGTTCAAAAACGAATTACATTGGAATTTCCAGCAACAGTGGAAGCAACAAAGGAAATCCAATTGCAGACCAAACATATTGGCAGGATTAAGTTCCTTCATGTTGCCGATGGCCAATCCGTTAAAAAAGGAGAATTGTTGTTACAGTTAGATGATGATTTACTCCGTTTAGAAGGAGAAAAATTATCGATTTCTTTAGAAGTTGCAAAGGCTCATCAGATCATCGCATTGGAAAAATGGAAACAAGCGGAAAATCTAATCGAAGTTAAAATCCGAGAAATTGATAAAAAAACGGAATTAGTAGAAGTTGCGAGAGCCGAATGGGAAACAGCCAAAATCACAAAAGAAAAAAAAGAAACAATGTGGAAGGAAGGTTTTGTTTCTTTATCAGAGCTTGATCGTTGGAAATTGGATGTAGATACAAAATATGCTCATTATAAAAATTTAATCCGAGATAGAGAAAGTTTATTTTCTACACTTCGTTTGGATTCTCCAGAAGATACAAATTCTTTGAGCGAAAGGATTAAGATATGGAAACGTCAAAACTCTCTGATTGAGAAAACAGAATATGATTTAAGTGTTACCAACGCGAAAATTCTAGAAAATCAAATAAAAACGAATCAACAAATGATTTCAGAATTTAAATTATATGCTCCTAAATCAGGATCTATTTTCAAAGTCCATCTTAAAGAAGGGGAACTTACCAATCATCTTCCAGCGATTACACTAATTGAAAATGGAGATTTGTCTGTATCCTATCAAATTGGTGAATCTGATCTAAGGCAAATGAAACTCGGAAAGGAGATTACATTTCGCCCGAGCCTAGAAGGTTCTCAAATTACCATTGGCAAAATTGATAAAATAAGCAGTTATTTGGATGCTCGTTCCCATGGAATCGGAGTTAGAGCAAAGTTACAGAAAAATCAACTATCTCTTCTGCCTGGGATGTTTGGTCTTGTCCAAGTGGAAACAGAAGGATTGAAAGATAGTCTTCTTGTTCCAACAAACTCTGTGTTAGGCGATTCTTCTTCGGGTTATTATCTGATGGTCAAATCTGGCGAATCCATAGAAAAAAGATATGTGGAATGTAAACCTCTCAATCATACTGAAATGGAAGTCCTTGTGGGAATCAGTGAAGAAGATTTTTTTCAAATCAATGCTAAATGATCTTTGTAAGCAACTTAATCCAATTTTTTGAAAAACACAATCGATTGTGTTGGGTTTGGATCATCTTAATGTTCATTGGTATTTATTTTCAAATGGATCATTTTCGGTTCCAATTATTGCCAAACCTAACTCCATTACAATACAATATAACAACAGCATTCCCCCATCATTCCGCTGAAGAAGTTGATAAGACATTGAGTTTACCAATGTCCAAACGGATTTCATCACTGAAAGCGGTCAAACAGATCAGAACACATTCGGAACATGGACATTCTAAGGTCGAAATTTTATTACAATCGGAAGTATCTATTTGGGAATTTAAAGAAGAATTATTTCAATTATTGTTTGAAACAAAAGATGAATTACCTCTTGGGGTTGGAACTCCCAAAGTCCAAATGGGAAGTGAAAACCAAAATCCATTTTTTGAATTTACTGTTTCCAAACGAACTAATTTAACAAAGGAAAATTTCTCATTTTTAATCAATCAGCTAAAATACAATCTAGAGAGAATTTCTGGAGTGACTGAAGTCAAAAAAATTGGAGATTCTGAATCCTTTGGATTGGTTCGTTTGAGGGAAGAGTTATTAAACTTACATCCTATCAAAATAAAGGATATAGAGTTGCAAATTAACTCTGCCATCCAGGCAGGATCACTTGGTAAACTATATGACGTTGGTAGGGAAACAGAAATTAAATATGGGCCTGAGATTTCCTCGTTGGATGAAATTCAAAAATTTCCAATCCATTTGGGAGGTAAAAAATACATTCCATTAGAAGCAATTGCGGATACAACAATGCATCAATCTTCTCTGAATCAAATTGTGGAACATGGTGGAAATGAATCCGTATATTTTGCCATTTATGCGGAAAGATCTCAAGATCCAATTTATCTTTCAAATAAAATTCATCTGATATTAAACGATTACGATCAATCGATTCACCCTATTGTATACTCAGACAGTTCTATGGAATTAACAAAACAGTTATACCAATTTTCATTCTTTTTATTCGCAAGTTTACTATGTGCCCTTATATTTTCTTATTATTTGTATAAAGAATGGTTCCCTGTTTTGTGTTTGTTATTCTCTATCATCGTCTCTCTCGTTTGTTTTTTCCATCTAATGAATCTATTTTCCATTTCGGTCAACTTACTGAGTATCAGTGGTATATCCGTAGGAATCGGAATGTTATTCGATGCGAATAATTTGATCTATTACTCCATCCAATCACAACACCATAAGGAAACAGTGAATGTAAGATGTGTCACGGAGGGTCTAAGAAATGTATTTATTTCCTTGTTTTGTTCTGGATTAACAACAATGGTTGTGATTTTCCCTTTATTATTATATGCACATGAATGGAGGGATTTTTTTTATGATATTGGCCTAAGCATTGTTTTACTAATTTTTTCCAGTTTAGTAACATCTGTTACAATAGTTCCTTTATTATTTCTTACTTTTAAACCAATATTTAATGACAATCCAATTCATCAAGAGAAGGATAAGTCCCAACATTTATTGGATTCATTTCCGTTCCCAGCTTTGAAAAATTTGATCATGTTTTTTTGTATAGCATTTCTATTTTTTATCTTTGTTTCGGATCGGAGCCAAGAACAATTCCATATCTTTCCAAAACCTAAACCGATTGGAAAACGGATCCACGTAATACCAAAATCAACAATTCAGTTTAGGGAAGAAAAATTCCTCATAAAAGAAATTCTGAATCGATTGAATGGAAACCATTTGCTTCAAAATATCCTGATCTTACCTCAAAACGTTCACTTGGATCAATTGGATCCGAATGTCAAGGCTGTCCCTTTTGTCATTAAATGGTTTGATTTTGATGATTCTGAAAAGTGGCTCACCGAAGTGATCCAATTGATAAGCCCAAATCGCTGGCAAGTGGAAGTGTCTGAAATCCATTCCGAATTATCTCATTCATTACCGTTTCTACCTGTTAATAAAATTGTTTTACTACATGAAGATTGGGACCAATTGAATCGTTATGCCAACGAAGTTCTTCATTCCAATCCAAAAGAGAAGTTAGGTGGTGATTTTCAATTTTTGCCATTACCCATCACGATGAAAGTTTGGAAATCCAAAATTGTGCCAAGTTCAGAAGTCCAACCAGACATAGATGATTTAGAAAGAAATCTACTTTACCGTAATTCTCCAAAATACTTGGGTCTTTTAGGCAAAAACAATTCATTGCCATTGTATTTATCAATTGCGAACAGGAATGATGCTCCCATGATTCATCCTTTCTCTTCTTTACCTATTTTTAAAACGCTCGCCAAAGAACAGATTTTCCCTGAATCACTCTTCCAAATGAAAGAGCAAAAATCTTATTCCGTTTATCAAAGAGAATCGGGAAAATTTTATCTGGAATGGAGGGGCAATTTAGGGATTGAAAAAAGTTTCCATGCAAAAAAAAAAGAGGGACTAGATTATTATATCAATTCAGCAAAAAAAGAAACATTCGATTTCTATGCTACTTTACTCATATTATTGGTTTGTTCCTTTCTTTTGATCTATTTGGCGTTAGTTGGAATTTACGAATCTTTTTACCGACCATTCTTATATCTATCAATTAGCTTTTGTTATTTTTTATCTGTAATCGTGTGTTTAATTTCATTAATTCCTGAGATTCATTTTGGGCATTATATGGGTCTCGTTATTTTGATTGGATTGTCAATTGATAGCATTTCTCTTTTTGGTGAAAGATGGGAATTAACAAAAGAGATTCATGATAATTGCAGTAGAATCAAATCAGTTTTTGATTGGTTACGAAAACCAATTTTACTGAATTTTGGGAGTACGTTTTTTGGTTTGTTACCAGTTGTGTTCATTGTTTTCCCTGGATCAGAATTTGTCCGTGCGATCGCAGTGACAATGTGTATAGGTATTCTCAATTCCTATCTATTTGTTTTTTATCTTTATCCAAAAATATTCACCAAATTTTTTGGCTTCCCTAAATGAGTTTCTCCTTTGTTGCACGGTTTTCTTACCAATGGATTTTGTTTTTTGGCTCTGTCATTTTGATTTCCCTAATGACATGTAGAGAAATCGTATTAAGTGAAAATAGAGAAACATTTGACCAACATACATTGGTTATAACACAAAATTGGCCAGGGAAAACAACGAACCAAGTAGAAGAGTCCCTTACAAAACCTTGGGAAATGATACTAAAATCTGTTAGCGGTTATTTAGAACTCAAATCAGTTTCTGAATTTGGAAGTGTTTCCCTTCATTTAAAACTCAGTGAGGGAATACAAAAGGAAGAATTCATACAAACGATTCGAAATTTATACATTTTAAATCAAAATTTATTTCCCAAAGGAGTTTTGTTTCCAAGGTTTATTTTTGATTCTGGGAATGATTCCAATTTTATCCTCCTTCGTAGAATTTCAAAAAATAAGGTGCCATCACCAGATGAGTTTTTGCGAAAAATCCAAAATTTAACGGATGTTAAAAAAATTACCTACCAACCAGAGTCTGAAACAGAAATCCAAATCAAAGTAGATCATAATCGAATACTGAATGGTGTTACTCCTTCTCTGTCGGAAATTTATGATAGTTTGCGCCATCATTTAGATTCGGTTACCTACGATCCGAGACAAGATCAATATTTTGTAAATGAATACTCAGTTGAACCGTCCGATTGGGAGAAGGTTTTAATTTTGAACCAAAGGAATGTATATCTTCCACTTGGAAAAATTGCTTCGACGAGTATAACAAAAGTCTATGGAAAAAATCATACAAGGATCAATGGTTCTAGTTTTGAATCAATTCTAATCTTTGCAAACAATCCTTTCCAACTCATCCAATTGTCGTTTCTTTTACATTCGATTCTTTTGGAATTTCCTGATTGGCAAATTGTGTTCTCGAGCCAAGAGGAATTCTTAGATAACATAAAGGTCATTTTCTATTTTTATCTTGTAATCGAAGTTTTTTATTTCCTATATTTTGGTATTTTGAGAAGGCAATGGATTTCAAACATCATTCACATTTTCTCATTTATATTGTTTCTTGTGTTGTTATTCTTTAGTTTCAGATGTTTGAAGATACCCATTGGATACTCAGGGTTTGTTTTTTTGTTACTTTTGAAAGTAATATTGCCATTCATGAACTTTCGAAGGATTATCGTTCACAAAAAACAATTGTTCTCTGCAAGTATTATCTTCCTGATTGCGGTTTACTCGCAGTTAGTTCCTATTTCAATTTTAAATTTAGTTTTAATCTTTTTATTTGCCCTGGTTTTGTATCCAATCCTTTCATATTTATTTTTCATTTTTTGGCGATTAGTAGGAAAACGAAATCTATCCTTTCGAGATATGCAAATTCAAAAACTGAATGAATTAATATTAAAGAAGGAACTTACTCGTTTCAATACTGTTAGCGTCTTATCATTATCTATCTTGTTTTTAACCTTTTTGTATTCTCTTCCAGCGCTTTTTAATCACGTATCCTCCAAGCCTCAGTTAGATAATGTAAAATTGGCAAGATTGGAGTTTCCCTCGTATGTAGCCGAATCAGAAAGGAACCGAATTACAAGACAAGTGGAAGAATCAATCCTTCAGAAACAATTAACTAACTTACTTGTCGTTACTCATAAAAATGTTCGTTCCGATTTTTATATGAAATTTAATGAAGGTGTTCATTCCCTTCAATTTAAGAACTTACCATCTGAAATGGGCTATTTCCATTTTTTAGAAGAAATTGATGGCTTTGAACCAACAATTCTAAGATTCACAAACAAGGATCCAAAATTATTAGAATCCTCTGTTTTGAAGATCATTCCTTGGATTCAGATACAAAAAAAAGTAACAGAAGTGATATTGGGATTCCAACCTTCAACGGAAGGTATCGAGTTTAAAGCCGATGCAAACCATTTAACCCAAATGAGTGTGGATCTTGATCCTACGATTCGCGAAACAAATCTTTTATTACAACCGAATGTTGTTAGTAAAATGTTATATAGTGGCAAGTTAGTTGATGTAAAATTAATTGCGGATCATTCGATTTCAAAAGAGAATTTCAAAAAACAGCCAATAGTAGTTGGTAATGGACAAATACAGTATCCAGAATCACTAAGGCAATATTCAACTCACCAAAATTTGGGGAAAATTTTCCATAAAAATGCAGAGACAAGTATGGAAATCTTTGTCAAAGGTGAAAATATAAATTGGATTTCAATAGAAGATGGGATTCATACATTGCTTGCCAAAGATGAGACCCAATTAGTAGAACGAACTGAAACAAATGATGGAACTAAAAAATATCGTTTTATTTTTTTGCTATCATTCTTAATGCCTTTCTTCTTCCGTAAAAAATACAGGATCGATTTTTTATCTTTTGTGTTTGCATTCGTAATTCTTTGCAAATGGCAAACTCAATTTTTTACGAGAAATTATGATCAATTATGCTTTATCCCATTCTTGTTTGTCTTTTTTCGGATGAATTCTCGTAAGAAGATTATCCTGCCATTTTATCTAACTCTTCCGTACATTGGATTGTTATTTGGTTCTTATTTTTATCCATGGAAATCAGGCGTATATTTATTTCAGTCAATGTTTTTGTTCCAAGTTTTTGGAATCATATTTGATAAGTCCAAAAACAATTTAAAAATATTCAGAACCAGATAAAGAAAAGTTTACCTCTTAAATCTGAGGTTCTTTATGTTATCGTATCACATTTGGTTAAGAGCCATATCTATCTGTATCCTTAGTTATTATTTATTGAGTTCAAATGTTATATTTTCCCAAACATTGCAAGATTCCTGGAAGATCCCAAGTTATCAGGCAAATGAATATGCAGACTTATATGGAAGGTTGTATTTCTCCTCTTCTTTGCAAGATTGGGAAGAAGGTGTTGAGTCAGTTTTGACAGATGCGATTGTCTCCTGGCAGGCAGAGGCAAATTATCAGATCGACGAAATTTTACGAAAAGAAACAGGTGAGGATGCTTTTGTTACAAATGAAGGTTATGTGGATGAGAGAAGGCGATCCTTGTTTTCAGAAGCATCAGTTTTTTACACAGAATGGGAACGTAATCTAGTAAATGATTACTTTTTTAACAAAAACAGTTTTTTAGAAAAATTAGAAACTGGTAAAGTTGATGCCCTTTATTTCCAAAGAATTGGCCAAGAATCTATTTATGAATCATACACTCAGGAAGAGTTGTTGTTACATGAAAATCGGGAAAAAATCCTAAAGGCAGCTAATGAATGGGAATACCAATGGGAAAAAACAAAACAGGAAGGATTGGACTCTTTTGCATCTTCATTAGAAGCACTTGATGAAGATTATCTCAAATACATATCAAACCTTCAGGAGACAGAAAATCAATTCATTGGTAATTTAAATGCGATTGATGAATATAGGCAAACGGTTTATACGGCGTTGTCTTCTATGATCCAACAAATGAAGGATGGAATAGAAGGATCTTGTGAAATAACAACTGGATGTTTGTATCGAAACTATGACGGAAGTTACAACGAAGCGGGAAAAATATTTTCAAAGTTAATAACAGACATTTCAGAAGTCCTTTCTTCCAATGAAAAAGATCCTGATTTGTTGTTTACGAATGTGGCAACTAAAATGCGGGATTTTTTAGCAGATGAATCGAATAAAGCATTCGTCGAACAAACCTATTATAAAGATCGAATTTATACATACCAAACCGGCTTACAAATCAATTTAAACAACTCAAAGTCCAGTTTTAATTTAAGTGAGGCAGAATGGTTTTTGAGAAATCAAAATTACAATCAATTGTCAAGTGACGTTAAGTATGAAAATTGGGGTTACATTCCCGGAGATGTTGGAGCATTTGCAGGGATTCAAGATTCTGAATTACAATCATTTTTTCGTTCCATCCATAATGCTGATTATAATCAACTCACAGATATTATTAATGCAAAGTTGGGTGATGGCCGAAGGGTTCAAAATCTGATCAATGCTAATCTGTATACAGATGCTTTTCATTTTTTAAATAACTTTTCGATTATGGGTGTAGGTGTTCCATTCGAACAAGCATATCATGTAGAAGGGAATTTGATCTTAGATGGGAAAAGTAAATATGGATTTTGGCAAGCAGAACGAAATTTAACAATTTTTACTCCAGGGACATTTTCATACCAAATGGGTGCTATCGGTTATTCGGTTTTGTTTGAAATGTATGATGATACATCCTATAATACTTCTTTGTATTGGGATTCTAATTTTTCACAATTAAACCAGCAAAACAAAAGTTTTACGGATAAATTGTTACCTGCGATCACTCATTGGGAATCAAGAGTGAAGGAATATTCTGACAGTTTTAAAAACTGGACTAATGCTCGAGAAGGACTCATTGAGGAAGCAAAACTTGAATACCAGAAAAATCGAATTAACTTAGAGACTACTAAAGAAAATTGGTTACAAAAGTTAGAACTTGAAAATGAGAACGGTTGGAAATCCTGGAGTGAATTCTATGAAAAAGGGGATGTAACAACAAATGTTTCCAATTTCGAACCATTACAATTTGAATCAAACTTTAAAACGATCCAAGACCAAGGTAAACTATTAGAATTTAGAAACGAATCTCTTTTAGGGAATGATTTATCTGAAGTTAAATTTGGACAAAGTTCTTTGATTGAAACATT
Encoded proteins:
- a CDS encoding TolC family protein; its protein translation is MAEGFFLWEDCIWVGLERNAQFKLEKTKSELFPILLSEKWKQYLPKLGVHYFGIFSRNREQLDQEYRDVRIQIQQLLYDGGEIEREKQKIEIKQLIHLEEKKILREKIFQNISLAYLNANKRILIQSMYDQRLERYQLENRKRNLEIQTNLLQALETKSLKQWEVDFYAKRIHSQALRESSYLELKSSMFLDPSENLELEPGITERIEIFPPTSSAIEVDANHPMRKKNRYQMELAHLEEESLKNDWKPKLVLGGYLGKNGNQGFPLQNEIYGVSIGFQANLGGSSFISNAQNGMQSEGNGIQRIPGYGPQAVGPGENAFQSGSFNLFDDVNRDKKRYDSRFNLLQSQADREQTELYLRNVSKSTEVKLVEEYEKYTLYLHFLRSVFLTLKQKSEEIKLNQITQLEYLKTEEEVFVAFEQTVDHYFNYIATALELVILLGEDPFSNRYYHLHHRKYKSEFNQLLSDWKEQIPIQNLEKREPNKGKLTPFYLEDPNEMR
- a CDS encoding Ig-like domain-containing protein — its product is MKCVKWSRYLLLFVVFPHCQAKMGSSKDWLATFVNDETPKVVSFTPSSGEQSVSPKTNIFILWNQPMEIQSCVTAFSLDPNTKGNFETTDISLKFIPNQELLPGGYVIRLTKQCENKKGKDLDRVYSIPFGIQAEDSLVPPTIDSILISVGTYDECLTGGTPTDRILEEVNAACSGGTQIPPITIVFSKPMNQTDVSLGFRLEPNTSYHLEWTTPSQVQVQWDTPLQSQTRYQINLASGVSALDGTKIEKPIRMDFYTNEGAKTPEVIGFGLASQLCGIGIQELGSTVMSRWDSNLCFWSKGLSFLSPHQYQFRGGDDGTGGVASSSACADVNTDNFKLFFDEYMDPISVIASSRLTKISPPSSNIRLSTWEWNHCQSDYPFGCKEITYSFAESEATCNGTLFGNNTTGGDFNLASSSNAPNFYPYYEFRLDADVRSANGKKMSAPFVIQMEAK
- a CDS encoding efflux RND transporter periplasmic adaptor subunit encodes the protein MKDKILNLLKSKLKYFIFYLLISTGISILFTLFSNENIRSRFPLVTTILYHKDWFQADQNVYAIGNPKEVPLFQKPHVVQKRITLEFPATVEATKEIQLQTKHIGRIKFLHVADGQSVKKGELLLQLDDDLLRLEGEKLSISLEVAKAHQIIALEKWKQAENLIEVKIREIDKKTELVEVARAEWETAKITKEKKETMWKEGFVSLSELDRWKLDVDTKYAHYKNLIRDRESLFSTLRLDSPEDTNSLSERIKIWKRQNSLIEKTEYDLSVTNAKILENQIKTNQQMISEFKLYAPKSGSIFKVHLKEGELTNHLPAITLIENGDLSVSYQIGESDLRQMKLGKEITFRPSLEGSQITIGKIDKISSYLDARSHGIGVRAKLQKNQLSLLPGMFGLVQVETEGLKDSLLVPTNSVLGDSSSGYYLMVKSGESIEKRYVECKPLNHTEMEVLVGISEEDFFQINAK
- a CDS encoding efflux RND transporter permease subunit gives rise to the protein MIFVSNLIQFFEKHNRLCWVWIILMFIGIYFQMDHFRFQLLPNLTPLQYNITTAFPHHSAEEVDKTLSLPMSKRISSLKAVKQIRTHSEHGHSKVEILLQSEVSIWEFKEELFQLLFETKDELPLGVGTPKVQMGSENQNPFFEFTVSKRTNLTKENFSFLINQLKYNLERISGVTEVKKIGDSESFGLVRLREELLNLHPIKIKDIELQINSAIQAGSLGKLYDVGRETEIKYGPEISSLDEIQKFPIHLGGKKYIPLEAIADTTMHQSSLNQIVEHGGNESVYFAIYAERSQDPIYLSNKIHLILNDYDQSIHPIVYSDSSMELTKQLYQFSFFLFASLLCALIFSYYLYKEWFPVLCLLFSIIVSLVCFFHLMNLFSISVNLLSISGISVGIGMLFDANNLIYYSIQSQHHKETVNVRCVTEGLRNVFISLFCSGLTTMVVIFPLLLYAHEWRDFFYDIGLSIVLLIFSSLVTSVTIVPLLFLTFKPIFNDNPIHQEKDKSQHLLDSFPFPALKNLIMFFCIAFLFFIFVSDRSQEQFHIFPKPKPIGKRIHVIPKSTIQFREEKFLIKEILNRLNGNHLLQNILILPQNVHLDQLDPNVKAVPFVIKWFDFDDSEKWLTEVIQLISPNRWQVEVSEIHSELSHSLPFLPVNKIVLLHEDWDQLNRYANEVLHSNPKEKLGGDFQFLPLPITMKVWKSKIVPSSEVQPDIDDLERNLLYRNSPKYLGLLGKNNSLPLYLSIANRNDAPMIHPFSSLPIFKTLAKEQIFPESLFQMKEQKSYSVYQRESGKFYLEWRGNLGIEKSFHAKKKEGLDYYINSAKKETFDFYATLLILLVCSFLLIYLALVGIYESFYRPFLYLSISFCYFLSVIVCLISLIPEIHFGHYMGLVILIGLSIDSISLFGERWELTKEIHDNCSRIKSVFDWLRKPILLNFGSTFFGLLPVVFIVFPGSEFVRAIAVTMCIGILNSYLFVFYLYPKIFTKFFGFPK